One genomic window of Carassius auratus strain Wakin chromosome 14, ASM336829v1, whole genome shotgun sequence includes the following:
- the LOC113113876 gene encoding G protein-regulated inducer of neurite outgrowth 1-like, whose product MEGPVLTESEVWKVGSGTTTSINTNDYSALMNDNVTDENPGTAGHKEICGSIEEQPDQEISSDQIKSVIPHEQRLEEELSSTQTAVKSDEPPAAAFQPEWSVNQADKMCLASGQQSLDQEITILVTNHDCTLEDEENVENEENEDEFGEQKTSSCPAEPEMVSSVKSEGVTEEESLDGSIVVANVIEVSQVQKTSVISHVSPEQNTTNEGPRLPGDPGYSSNETKCGSKCSSTPQKTNASSTGTEVNICSLKDQPTKPEDVEVKLKKTESTKCKDPGRPSQETLTLTQSHGRTQTVQTQVSLEVMYQSVATSPMTPQEGSAAFLFPGPFGKLANKCSTDVALTKDAEMQVGPQVEFRSVATAPMTPIILNAPEVFPEPEPRIGVTTDEVPEPVQEVSWDEKGMTWEVYGAVVEVAVLGSAIQKHLEKQVKKQKQPLALPCPADGLPANPTETSMSMPSSPPPISDLGESSLAKEQSEEKTVQSGRRRQNNFRQWFRNIWRPKCCTRPRQDEEN is encoded by the coding sequence ATGGAGGGTCCTGTTCTGACAGAAAGTGAAGTTTGGAAAGTTGGCTCAGGGACCACCACAAGTATAAACACCAATGACTATTCGGCCCTTATGAACGACAACGTAACTGATGAAAACCCAGGGACCGCAGGCCATAAGGAGATCTGTGGGAGCATCGAGGAGCAACCTGACCAAGAGATTTCATCAGATCAGATCAAGTCAGTGATTCCACATGAGCAGCGATTAGAAGAGGAATTATCTTCCACTCAAACAGCAGTCAAAAGTGATGAACCACCTGCGGCAGCATTTCAACCAGAGTGGAGTGTTAACCAAGCAGATAAGATGTGCTTGGCATCTGGCCAACAAAGCCTGGACCAGGAGATTACCATACTGGTGACCAACCATGATTGTACTTTAGAGGATGAGGAGAATGTGGAGAATGAGGAGAATGAGGATGAGTTCGGGGAGCAGAAGACTTCCAGCTGCCCTGCTGAACCAGAGATGGTCTCTTCGGTTAAAAGTGAAGGAGTGACTGAGGAAGAGAGCCTCGATGGTTCCATTGTTGTGGCAAACGTGATTGAAGTCAGTCAAGTCCAGAAGACCAGCGTCATAAGCCATGTATCACCTGAGCAGAATACCACCAATGAAGGACCAAGATTGCCTGGAGATCCAGGGTATAGTAGCAATGAGACAAAATGTGGAAGTAAATGTTCAAGCACCCCACAGAAAACAAATGCAAGTAGCACAGGCACGGAAGTGAACATTTGCAGTCTGAAAGACCAGCCCACAAAGCCTGAAGATGTGGAAGTAAAACTGAAGAAAACCGAATCAACCAAGTGCAAGGATCCTGGACGACCTTCGCAAGAGACACTAACCTTGACTCAGTCGCATGGACGCACACAGACCGTGCAAACCCAGGTTAGCCTGGAGGTGATGTACCAGTCGGTGGCCACCAGCCCCATGACTCCTCAAGAGGGCTCCGCAGCATTCCTTTTTCCAGGCCCCTTTGGAAAACTCGCCAACAAGTGTAGTACAGATGTGGCACTGACCAAAGATGCCGAGATGCAGGTGGGCCCTCAGGTGGAATTCCGTTCGGTTGCCACTGCTCCTATGACTCCGATCATTCTGAACGCACCTGAGGTTTTCCCCGAGCCGGAACCACGGATCGGGGTGACAACAGACGAAGTGCCAGAACCTGTGCAGGAGGTGAGCTGGGATGAAAAGGGAATGACTTGGGAAGTGTATGGTGCGGTGGTGGAGGTGGCAGTGCTGGGCTCCGCCATCCAGAAGCACCTGGAGAAACAGGTAAAGAAGCAGAAACAGCCTTTGGCCTTGCCCTGTCCTGCAGATGGTCTGCCAGCAAACCCAACCGAAACGTCGATGTCGATGCCTTCCAGTCCTCCCCCCATATCAGACCTTGGTGAAAGCAGCCTGGCCAAAGAACAAAGTGAGGAAAAGACGGTGCAGAGTGGCAGGCGTCGGCAGAATAATTTTCGCCAGTGGTTCAGGAATATCTGGCGGCCAAAATGTTGTACAAGACCACGTCAAGATGAGGAAAACTAA